A portion of the Candidatus Marinimicrobia bacterium CG08_land_8_20_14_0_20_45_22 genome contains these proteins:
- a CDS encoding DUF58 domain-containing protein encodes MAELIGKRQFLDPKTISRLDNMSLRARLVVEGFIIGLHKSPYHGFSVEFAEHRPYMPGDEIKRIDWKLYGKTDRYYIKQYEEETNLKSYILLDKSGSMGYRSGEISKLTFGSYLAAALAYLMLKQQDAVSLTLFDSVVRNYLPPLAKKSHLNLVLGALEDTTPGDETAIAPLLHELAEKIRKRGLIILISDLMDDPEAVIHALKHFRHKRHEVILFHILDPQEIAFDFKRQSRFVDLETNEFLVTEPWHIRRAYQQSIGKFVEQYKIRCRENNIDYVLMTTEKPLDLALTEYLNKRTRIG; translated from the coding sequence CGATCCTAAAACTATCTCGCGGTTAGATAATATGAGCCTCCGCGCCCGATTGGTCGTCGAAGGTTTTATCATTGGACTGCATAAAAGTCCGTATCACGGTTTTTCGGTGGAATTCGCCGAACATCGTCCATACATGCCCGGCGATGAGATCAAGCGCATCGACTGGAAACTCTACGGCAAAACCGACCGGTACTACATCAAGCAATATGAAGAGGAAACCAATCTCAAATCGTACATTCTGCTCGATAAAAGCGGGTCGATGGGCTACCGTTCAGGCGAGATTTCCAAGTTGACATTCGGCAGTTATCTGGCCGCGGCGCTGGCGTACCTCATGCTCAAACAACAGGACGCCGTGAGCCTGACGCTTTTCGATTCTGTCGTTCGGAATTATTTACCGCCGCTGGCGAAGAAAAGCCACCTGAACTTAGTACTCGGTGCGTTGGAAGACACCACGCCGGGTGATGAAACCGCCATAGCGCCACTACTTCACGAATTAGCGGAAAAGATCAGGAAACGCGGTTTGATCATTTTAATTTCAGACTTAATGGACGACCCGGAGGCGGTCATTCATGCGTTGAAACATTTCCGGCACAAACGGCATGAGGTTATACTATTTCATATTCTCGATCCGCAGGAGATTGCATTCGATTTTAAGCGGCAATCCCGGTTCGTCGATCTGGAAACGAACGAATTTCTCGTCACAGAACCGTGGCATATCCGGCGCGCCTATCAGCAGAGCATTGGCAAATTCGTCGAGCAGTATAAAATCCGCTGTCGCGAGAATAACATCGACTACGTGCTGATGACAACGGAGAAACCGCTCGATCTGGCGCTGACCGAATACCTGAACAAGCGCACGCGAATCGGCTGA